A region from the Pseudomonas sp. P8_229 genome encodes:
- a CDS encoding helix-turn-helix transcriptional regulator, with amino-acid sequence MNLTGSIRNMENPHFYWQLGELIASTGDDHFASNLFQLVDTLVPVNRVDLSEWTLDERQASVVEIKALGSAGLPQTFPPPDPLQRPDDHPLLQKMIEMNDSLLIQLKASLQPRHPQHSVHQCNLVSRTSNRRCVISFYRPHTQRVFSLPELSFLKSLSDTLLPLIERHAHLSRQIITKQPRLPLADLEQAPLQQVFDERLALGGIVLSAREKEVCLGLLTGGTVPQLAEKLRVKSSSVETYLKRATAKLGVSGRHGLARWMAGA; translated from the coding sequence ATGAATCTGACCGGCAGCATTCGCAACATGGAAAACCCGCATTTCTACTGGCAACTGGGCGAACTGATTGCCAGCACCGGCGACGATCATTTCGCCAGCAACCTGTTCCAGTTGGTCGACACGCTGGTGCCGGTCAATCGGGTCGATCTCAGCGAATGGACGCTGGACGAACGCCAGGCCAGCGTGGTCGAGATCAAGGCGCTGGGCAGCGCAGGCCTGCCGCAGACCTTCCCACCGCCGGATCCTTTGCAGCGCCCGGACGATCATCCGTTGTTGCAAAAGATGATCGAGATGAATGACTCACTGCTGATTCAACTCAAAGCGTCGCTCCAGCCCCGACATCCGCAGCACAGCGTGCACCAGTGCAATCTGGTGTCTCGCACCTCCAACCGCCGCTGTGTCATCTCGTTCTATCGACCGCATACGCAACGGGTGTTTTCCCTGCCGGAGCTGTCGTTTCTCAAAAGCCTGTCCGACACCCTGCTGCCACTGATCGAGCGCCACGCACACCTCAGTCGGCAGATCATCACCAAGCAGCCGCGCCTGCCATTGGCCGACCTGGAGCAGGCGCCATTGCAGCAGGTGTTCGATGAGCGTCTGGCGCTGGGCGGCATCGTCCTGTCGGCCCGGGAAAAGGAAGTCTGCCTAGGGCTGCTGACTGGCGGCACCGTGCCGCAACTGGCCGAGAAGTTGCGGGTCAAGAGCAGTTCGGTCGAGACCTACCTCAAGCGTGCGACCGCCAAACTCGGGGTCAGCGGGCGGCATGGCCTGGCGCGGTGGATGGCCGGGGCCTGA